A genomic segment from Variovorax paradoxus B4 encodes:
- a CDS encoding LysR family transcriptional regulator has protein sequence MARNATEEVSLQQLRALAAVAESGSFTLAAEALQLTQPAISHLVKRMEEELGQPLVVRGRRIQLTSAGQVMVETAVRALRLIDESVDACRSQSQLREGRVVLAVGHLTAGALLPPMLGRFSLKHPTLATTLLDSTAEQMISRILSQEADLGFGSDIGQKHSELATEPLFSERMALFVRDDHPLAQRVVVDARHLESLPFIHVNPDANVWRAVSRQLSSMANVYPRVVHHVSMLSTAFGLIQAGAGVALLPRYVEVLMPGNLRAVAVTRPILEYPVVAIRLAKHPLNPAAMAFLAMARQHMKPPRANKP, from the coding sequence ATGGCAAGAAACGCGACGGAAGAGGTCTCCCTGCAGCAGCTGCGCGCGCTGGCGGCGGTCGCCGAATCGGGCAGCTTCACGCTTGCGGCGGAAGCCTTGCAGCTGACGCAGCCCGCGATCAGCCATCTGGTCAAGCGCATGGAGGAAGAGCTCGGGCAGCCGCTGGTGGTGCGGGGCCGCCGCATCCAGCTGACGAGTGCGGGCCAGGTGATGGTCGAAACCGCCGTGCGCGCATTGCGGCTGATCGATGAATCGGTGGACGCGTGCCGATCGCAGTCGCAGCTGCGCGAAGGACGCGTGGTGCTGGCGGTGGGCCACCTCACGGCGGGCGCGCTGCTGCCGCCGATGCTCGGCCGGTTCTCGCTGAAGCACCCCACGCTGGCGACCACGCTGCTCGACAGCACCGCGGAGCAGATGATCTCGCGCATCCTCTCGCAGGAGGCCGACCTGGGCTTCGGCTCGGACATCGGGCAGAAGCACTCCGAATTGGCGACCGAGCCGCTTTTCTCGGAGCGCATGGCCCTGTTCGTGCGCGACGACCATCCGCTGGCGCAGCGCGTGGTGGTCGACGCCAGGCACCTGGAGTCGCTCCCCTTCATCCACGTGAACCCCGACGCCAACGTGTGGCGCGCCGTGAGCCGCCAGCTGTCGAGCATGGCCAATGTGTACCCGCGCGTGGTCCATCACGTGTCGATGCTGTCGACCGCGTTCGGCCTCATCCAGGCGGGCGCGGGCGTGGCACTCTTGCCGCGCTATGTGGAGGTGCTGATGCCCGGCAACCTGCGCGCGGTGGCCGTCACGCGCCCGATTCTGGAGTACCCGGTCGTCGCCATCCGCCTGGCCAAGCACCCGCTCAATCCCGCGGCCATGGCCTTCCTCGCCATGGCACGGCAGCATATGAAGCCGCCGCGCGCAAACAAGCCCTGA
- a CDS encoding tripartite tricarboxylate transporter permease, with protein sequence MELINHLSMGFGVAFTFTNLLYCLGGCILGTLIGVLPGIGPVATIAMLLPATYALPPVSALIMLAGIYYGAQYGGSTTAILVNLPGESSSVVTVIDGYQMARKGRAGPALAAAGLGSFFAGCVGTLILAAFAPPLTELAFKFGPAEYFSLMILGLIGAVVLASGSLLKAIGMIVLGLLLGLVGTDVNSGVARYSFDVPELTDGIGFVAIAMGVFGYGEIIANLSRPDDEREVFTAKVSGLFPTKEDFKRMIPAVLRGTALGSALGILPGGGALLSAFAAYTIEKKTKLHPGEVPFGKGNIRGVAAPEAANNAGAQTSFIPLLTLGIPPNAVMALMVGAMTIHNIQPGPQVMTSNPELFWGLIASMWLGNAMLVILNLPLIGMWIKLLTVPYKFLFPAIVLFCAIGVYSTNNNTWDIWMVGIFGFVGYTFFKLGCEPAPLLLGFILGPMMEENLRRSLLLSRGDWSVFVTRPISLGLLLAAALLLVIVLLPAVKAKREEAFVED encoded by the coding sequence ATGGAATTGATTAACCACCTCTCGATGGGTTTTGGCGTTGCCTTTACCTTCACGAACCTGCTGTACTGCCTCGGCGGCTGCATCCTGGGCACGCTGATCGGCGTGCTGCCGGGCATCGGCCCGGTCGCGACCATCGCGATGCTGCTGCCCGCCACCTACGCGCTGCCGCCCGTGTCGGCGCTGATCATGCTGGCCGGCATCTACTACGGCGCGCAGTACGGCGGCTCGACCACCGCGATCCTGGTGAACCTGCCGGGCGAATCGTCCTCGGTGGTGACCGTGATCGACGGCTACCAGATGGCGCGCAAGGGCCGCGCGGGTCCGGCGCTGGCCGCTGCGGGCCTGGGCTCGTTCTTTGCCGGCTGCGTCGGCACGCTGATCCTGGCGGCCTTCGCACCGCCGCTGACCGAACTGGCCTTCAAGTTCGGTCCGGCCGAGTACTTCTCGCTGATGATCCTGGGCCTGATCGGCGCGGTGGTGCTGGCTTCGGGCTCGCTGCTCAAGGCCATCGGAATGATCGTGCTGGGCCTGCTGCTGGGCCTGGTGGGCACCGACGTGAATTCGGGTGTGGCGCGCTACAGCTTCGATGTTCCGGAACTGACCGACGGCATCGGCTTCGTGGCCATTGCCATGGGCGTGTTCGGCTACGGCGAAATCATTGCCAACCTTTCGCGTCCCGACGACGAACGCGAAGTGTTCACCGCCAAGGTCTCGGGCCTGTTCCCGACCAAGGAAGACTTCAAGCGCATGATCCCTGCAGTGCTGCGCGGCACGGCGCTGGGTTCGGCGCTCGGCATCCTGCCCGGCGGCGGCGCGCTGCTGTCGGCCTTCGCGGCCTACACCATCGAGAAGAAGACCAAGCTGCATCCCGGCGAAGTGCCGTTCGGCAAGGGCAACATCCGTGGCGTGGCCGCACCCGAGGCGGCCAACAACGCCGGCGCGCAGACCTCCTTCATCCCGCTGCTGACGCTGGGCATTCCGCCCAATGCGGTGATGGCGCTGATGGTGGGCGCGATGACCATCCACAACATCCAGCCCGGCCCGCAGGTGATGACCAGCAACCCCGAGCTGTTCTGGGGCCTGATCGCCTCGATGTGGCTCGGCAATGCGATGCTCGTCATCCTGAACCTGCCGCTGATCGGCATGTGGATCAAGCTGCTGACGGTGCCCTACAAGTTCCTGTTCCCGGCGATCGTGCTGTTCTGCGCCATTGGCGTGTACTCCACGAACAACAACACCTGGGACATCTGGATGGTGGGCATCTTCGGCTTCGTGGGCTACACCTTCTTCAAGCTGGGTTGCGAGCCTGCGCCGCTGCTGCTGGGCTTCATCCTGGGGCCGATGATGGAAGAGAACCTGCGCCGCTCGCTGCTGCTCTCGCGCGGTGACTGGAGCGTGTTCGTCACGCGTCCGATCTCGCTCGGGCTGCTGCTCGCTGCGGCGCTGCTGCTGGTGATCGTGCTGCTGCCGGCGGTCAAGGCGAAACGCGAAGAAGCCTTCGTCGAGGATTGA
- a CDS encoding tripartite tricarboxylate transporter TctB family protein, with protein sequence MKIKSQKDFFSGLMFTVVGVAFAWGATTYSVGSGARMGPGYFPLMLGILMAVIGLGIMFSGLTVETTDGEKIGKWAWKQVVFILGANLAFGILLGGLPSLGVPAMGMIIAIYALVLIASLAGHEYRLRTVLILATVLAVGSYVAFIWALKLQIQVWPTFITG encoded by the coding sequence GTGAAAATCAAGAGTCAGAAAGACTTTTTCTCGGGTCTGATGTTTACGGTCGTGGGCGTGGCGTTCGCATGGGGCGCCACCACCTACAGCGTAGGCAGCGGCGCCCGCATGGGGCCGGGCTACTTCCCGTTGATGCTGGGCATCCTGATGGCCGTCATCGGCCTGGGGATCATGTTCAGCGGCCTGACCGTCGAAACCACCGACGGCGAAAAGATCGGCAAGTGGGCCTGGAAGCAGGTCGTGTTCATCCTGGGCGCCAATCTCGCGTTCGGCATCCTGCTGGGCGGCCTGCCGAGCCTCGGCGTGCCGGCCATGGGAATGATCATCGCGATCTACGCGCTCGTGCTCATCGCGAGCCTCGCGGGCCACGAGTACAGGCTGCGTACCGTGCTGATCCTGGCCACCGTGCTGGCCGTCGGCAGCTATGTCGCCTTCATCTGGGCCCTCAAGCTGCAGATCCAGGTCTGGCCGACCTTCATCACCGGTTGA